From the genome of Streptomyces ficellus:
CTGCTGGCGCCGCTCGCCGTGCCGGACGCCGACAGCGCGGTCGCCCGCGCCGCGGCCCGCCGCACCGTCGACGTCGCCCGCGGTTTCGTACGGGCCGTACGGCGCCGCGGATGGCTCCAGGCGGCGGGAGCGGGGCGCTGGCTGGCCGTCCTCGACGACGTGCCCGAGACCCTCGGCCTGGATGCCGGGCTGGAGTTCGTCTCCCTCATGGGCGGCGACGACCCGCGGGTGGCCCTGCACCTGCACGCCGCCCGGTTCCCGCGCTCCGCCGCGGCGGCGGCACCGTGACCGCACCGGCGACCACGGACCTCATGGGGCTGGCCGGAAGCGCCCTGGGCTGGCTGTCCGGCAACCGCACCGGCTTCCGGTTGGGCGACGAGGCGCTGGAGCCCGACACCGACGTCAACCGCACCTGGAAACCCCTGGGCGAACTGGCCCAGATGTGCCTGTGCGTCCGTCGCCGCACCCGCCCGGGGACCGTGCCCCACGACACGGCCTCCGATCTGCTGTGCCACGCCTGGCGCGAAACCCGGGACGGCGCCCTCCTCCTCGCCGTGCAACGGCTCGAACCCTGGGCCCCGTACCCCCTGGAGGTGTACGCCGCGTTCGCCTCCGCCGGCCTGCGGAACCCGGCGTACGAGCGGTTCGCGGCCGGACTCGTCGCCACCCGCGGCTGGCGGACGACGGAACACCTGCCGAACCGGCTGCTCAGCGTGCTCAACTCGGAGCGCCGCACCGGCTTCACCCCCCACGAGGCCACCGCCGCCGCCCTGCGCCGCACCTGGCTCGGCGGCCTGCCCGAGCCGTGGACCTTCGAACGGGCCGCCGGGTACACGCTCACCCACGTCGTCTACCACCTCACGGACTGGGGCGACGAACCGCACCGAGTGCCCGAGGACATCGCGGACTACCTGCGCATCTGGCTGCCCGTCTGGATCGACGGCTGCGTGGAGACCCAGGCCTGGGACCTGTGCTGCGAGTTGCTCGCCGTCGCCGCCTCCCTCCCCGAACCACCCCCGCCGGAGCTGACCGACGACGCCTGGCAGGCGCTGGCACTCGCCCAGGACGCCTCCGGCGCACTGCCGGAGATGGGCCGCGGACCGAACGGCGAGGACGTCCCGCGGGTCTTCCGCAACTGCTACCACTCCACGCTCGTCGCGGCGTTCGCCGCCACCCTCACCGCCGCCCGCCGCCCCGGCGCACCTGACGGCGGCACGACCCACCGAGGAGTACCGGCATGACCGCCGCCGCCAGTACCCGTCTCGTGCACACGGTCGGTGCGAAGGCCATCGAGTGGCTCTACGCCCACCGCGACGGGTTCCGGCTGCAACCGGACGCCGACCCCGAGACGGGCATCCTCGAACGGTTCAAGCCGGTCGGCGAACTCGCCCTCATCTGCAAGGTCCTCTTCCGGGAAGGGGTGGCCGGCTCCCGCCAGGCCGACCTGGCCCGCCGACTGCTCGACCACGCCTGGCGGGACGTCCTCGACGGCGGCCGGATGCTGGTGCGCGGCCAGCGCACCGAACCCATCTCGCCGATCCCCTTCGAGACGTACGTCCCCTTCCGGGAACTCGGCTACAGCCAGCCCGAGCTGGAACGGGCGGTCCGGCTCAGCCACCGGCTGACCGGCTGGGCGGGCCTGGAGGTGCTGCCCGTGCGCAGACTCGGACTCAGCGCCTTCGAACGACGCTTCGGACTCCCGCCGAACCTCCCGGAGGACGAGGCCTTCCGCCGGACCTGGCTCGCACGCGAACCCGAGCCCTGGACCGTGGAGACCCGCGTCGGCTACGACATCACCCACACCGTCTTCCACCTCACCGACTGGGGCGAGAAACCGGACGGCCTGCCGGCCTCCGTCGCCCGGTACCTGAGCCAGTGGCTGCCGGTCTGGCTGGACGACTGGCTCGACCTGGAGCGCTGGGACCTGCTCGGCGAACTCCTCGTCGTCGACGCCTGCCTGCCCGCGCCCACCCTCGACGGGGCCGCCTGGGAAGGCTTCGCCGCCGCCCAGCGGCCCGACGGGGCGATGCCCGCCCTGCGCACCATGCCCGAGGGCGACCCCCAGGACGTCTTCGACGTCGTCTACCACTCCACCCTCGTCGCCGCGTTCGCGTCCGTCCTGGCCACCTCGCGGGCCCTGGGGCGGCTCACCGCCGAGGCCCCCGCGTGAACCGGCCCGGCCACCACCACGGCCGGTACCGCGACGACGCCGCACTCCTCGACGCGGCCGTGCGCTCGGTCGACGCGCCCGACGTCGTGTTCGCGCTCTCCCGGCACGGGGAACGCGCCGTCCGCAGCGGCGGCACCGCACCGCCCGGACCCGTACCGCGCGACGCACTGCGCTACGAGATCGGCTCGGCGTCCAAGACCTTCACCGGTCTGCTCCTCGCCGACCTCATCCACCGCCGCGTGCTGACCGGCAACGACCCGGCCGCCTCCCTCCTGGACCCCGCCAGACCACCGGGACCGCGCCCCGCGACCCTGGCGCACCTGATCACCCACACCTCCGGACTTCCGCCGCTGCCGGCCGACTTCTACCCCCAGGCCCTGCCCCGCTGGTCCACCAACCCCTACGCCCGCTACCCGCCCGAGCGGGTCGTCCGCGCCTTCCTGCGCGCCCGCCCCCGCCACCGGCCCGGCACCCGCTGGCGCTACTCCAACTTCGGCGTCGCCGTCCTCGGACACACCCTCGCCGCGGCCACCGGCACCCCCTGGGAACACCTCCTCACCGAACGCGTCCTGCGCCCCCTCGGCCTCCTCGACGGAACCGCCCTGCGCCCCACCGGCCCCGGTGTCGACGCCACCGGCCACCGCGCCGACGGCACCACCCCCACGCCACCCCTGTACATCGGCGGGTTCCAGGCCGCCGGCGCAGTCCGCGCCACCCCGGGCGACCTGCTCACCTTCCTCGAGGCACACCTGCGCCCCGACGCCTCACCGCTCGCCCCGGCCCTGACGGAGGTGCGCCGCCCGGTGCTGCGACGCGGCTGGAACCACGCCCACACCCACACGATGGCCTGGTTCCACCACCCCGCCCACGGCGGAAGCATGTACTTCCACATGGGAGCCACCAGCGGACAGACCGCCTTCCTCGGCTTCCGCCCCGACAGCGGCACCGCGCTCGTCGCCCTCTCCACCCGCCGCCACAGCCGCGCCGACACCCTCGTCCCCACCGCCTACGCGCTGCTCGGCTCGTCGAAGGACCACCCATGCTGACCACCGACTTCGTCCCCGGAACCCCCAACTGGATCGACCTCGGCGCCCCCGACACCGAGGCCGCCGCGGCGTTCTACTCCGCCGTGTTCGGCTGGACCTTCCGGTCCGCCGGCCCGGACGCCGGCGGCTACGGCTTCTTCCAGCGCGACGGCCGCACGGTCGCCGCACTCGGCCCCCTCACCGGGGAAGGCGCGAGCCCCGCCTGGACGCCGTACTTCCACACCCGGGACGCCGACGCCACGACCGACGACGTGCGGCGGGCGGGCGGTTCGGTGCGCGTCCCGCCCATGGACGTCTTCACCGCCGGGCGCATGGCCGCCTTCACCGACCCGACGGGCGCCGACTTCGCCGTCTGGCAGCCCCGCACCACCACCGGCGTGGACGTGGTGATGGAACCCGCCACCCTGTGCTGGACCGAGCTCCACACCACCGACACGACAGCCGCGAAGGAGTTCTACCGCTCGGTCTTCTCCTGGCGGTACGAGGACATGGACACCGGCGGCGGCACCGTCTACTCCGTCGTCTCCGCACCCGGCGGCGGCACCGGCGACGACGCCGGACAGGGCGGCATCACCCCACTCCAGCCGCACGGACCCGCGTCCGGCCCCGGCTCCGCCTGGCACCCGTACTTCGGCGTGCACGACTGCGACGCCACCTACGCCACCGCCACCGAACACGGCGCCACGGGCCTCCTCGCCCCGACCGACTACCCCGGCGTCGGGCGCCTCGCCCTGCTCAAGGACCCCTCCGGCGCGCCCTTCGCCCTCATCAAGGGCGACCCCTCCACCACCTGAGGCGTCCACGCCCGCCGGGCGTACGGCACGCCCCTGGCGTGCGCGCCGGCAGCCGCGGGCGGACCAACACAGCGCCAGCGCACCCCAGTCGATAGTACGACTAGCTTTTGTGGTGCTTTCGGCCGGTCCCGGCCCGGACATCCCCTGGGAGGAAGCGACACACTCCTGGAGGAGCCCGCATGGTGGACGTCGAGCGACTGCTGGCCGACTGCCTGGCGGACGCGCGTACCGCATCCCTCGGAACACTTCCGCTCAGCGGGGAGGGCGCCGCGTACGCCGAGGCCCGCCGCACCTTCCTCGCCGCCGGGCTGCGAGCCCTGCGCGACGACGTGCCGGAGACCGGCTGGGTGCAACTCGGCCTGGCACCCTGGCCGGACGCCTGGCCCGCGCTGTACCGGCGGCTCGCCGACACCGCCCACGAACTCACCGGCTGCGGCTGGGCCGGCGACTTCTTCTTCATGCACAAACCACCCGGCCTACGCGTCCGGTTCCACGCCACCCGGCCCGCCGGCGTCGCCGCCCTGCGCGCCGAACTCCTCCGCCGCTTCGACCGCCGCGACGGCGCCTGGACCAGCCCCGCCGAAGGCGTCTACGAACCGGAGACCTACCTGTTCGGCGGAGTGACCGCCATGCCGCTCGTGCACGCCCTGTTCACCGCCGACTCCCTGGCCTGGCTCGACCACCACGCCGCACGCGGCAAACCCGGAGCGCCACCACCCGCGGACTGGCGGGTGTCACTCACCCTGCTGCGCGCCGCCCTCGACGGCCTGGGCATCGTCGGCTGGGAACACCGGGGCGTCTGGCAGGTCGTACGGGACGACACCGGGCGGCGCATGGTCGCCGGACTGCGCGACGCACCCGTACGACGGGCCGCCGACGGCATCCGCGCGTACTGGGACATGACGTGCGAGGAGCAGCTCGACACTCTCCCCGCCCCCTGGCGCGACGGCCTGCGCGACCACCAGGACGCCGTCCGGCGGGCCGCGGAACGCTGGCGCACCGGCTACTTCGAAACGGGCGACGCGACCGTCGGCCCCCGCCGGGCCGCCGCCCACTACGCCGTCTTCCACTGGAACCGCGGCCGGTTCCCCCTGGCCCGCCAGTGCCTGCTGACCGAAGCGCTGGCGTCCGACGGCTCCGACACCCCCGACCCGGAGGACCGCTGACATGGCGGAGCCCCCGAACACGGCCACCGTGCTGCTGCGGATCGCGGGCCTGCCCTGCACGGCCTGGACCTCCGCCGCCGACCCCGCGCTGTTCGCCCGCGCCGCCCGGCACGCCCTCGCCGGCGAACAACGAGCCGCCCGTGCCCGGGCGCTCGCCGAACACCTCGGCGTGAGCGTCGTCCCGCACCCCGGCCTCACCACCGCCGACCGGCGGGCCGTCCTCGCACTGCG
Proteins encoded in this window:
- a CDS encoding serine hydrolase domain-containing protein, yielding MNRPGHHHGRYRDDAALLDAAVRSVDAPDVVFALSRHGERAVRSGGTAPPGPVPRDALRYEIGSASKTFTGLLLADLIHRRVLTGNDPAASLLDPARPPGPRPATLAHLITHTSGLPPLPADFYPQALPRWSTNPYARYPPERVVRAFLRARPRHRPGTRWRYSNFGVAVLGHTLAAATGTPWEHLLTERVLRPLGLLDGTALRPTGPGVDATGHRADGTTPTPPLYIGGFQAAGAVRATPGDLLTFLEAHLRPDASPLAPALTEVRRPVLRRGWNHAHTHTMAWFHHPAHGGSMYFHMGATSGQTAFLGFRPDSGTALVALSTRRHSRADTLVPTAYALLGSSKDHPC
- a CDS encoding DUF6895 family protein — its product is MTAAASTRLVHTVGAKAIEWLYAHRDGFRLQPDADPETGILERFKPVGELALICKVLFREGVAGSRQADLARRLLDHAWRDVLDGGRMLVRGQRTEPISPIPFETYVPFRELGYSQPELERAVRLSHRLTGWAGLEVLPVRRLGLSAFERRFGLPPNLPEDEAFRRTWLAREPEPWTVETRVGYDITHTVFHLTDWGEKPDGLPASVARYLSQWLPVWLDDWLDLERWDLLGELLVVDACLPAPTLDGAAWEGFAAAQRPDGAMPALRTMPEGDPQDVFDVVYHSTLVAAFASVLATSRALGRLTAEAPA
- a CDS encoding DUF6895 family protein codes for the protein MGLAGSALGWLSGNRTGFRLGDEALEPDTDVNRTWKPLGELAQMCLCVRRRTRPGTVPHDTASDLLCHAWRETRDGALLLAVQRLEPWAPYPLEVYAAFASAGLRNPAYERFAAGLVATRGWRTTEHLPNRLLSVLNSERRTGFTPHEATAAALRRTWLGGLPEPWTFERAAGYTLTHVVYHLTDWGDEPHRVPEDIADYLRIWLPVWIDGCVETQAWDLCCELLAVAASLPEPPPPELTDDAWQALALAQDASGALPEMGRGPNGEDVPRVFRNCYHSTLVAAFAATLTAARRPGAPDGGTTHRGVPA
- a CDS encoding thiopeptide-type bacteriocin biosynthesis protein, with the translated sequence MVDVERLLADCLADARTASLGTLPLSGEGAAYAEARRTFLAAGLRALRDDVPETGWVQLGLAPWPDAWPALYRRLADTAHELTGCGWAGDFFFMHKPPGLRVRFHATRPAGVAALRAELLRRFDRRDGAWTSPAEGVYEPETYLFGGVTAMPLVHALFTADSLAWLDHHAARGKPGAPPPADWRVSLTLLRAALDGLGIVGWEHRGVWQVVRDDTGRRMVAGLRDAPVRRAADGIRAYWDMTCEEQLDTLPAPWRDGLRDHQDAVRRAAERWRTGYFETGDATVGPRRAAAHYAVFHWNRGRFPLARQCLLTEALASDGSDTPDPEDR
- a CDS encoding VOC family protein yields the protein MLTTDFVPGTPNWIDLGAPDTEAAAAFYSAVFGWTFRSAGPDAGGYGFFQRDGRTVAALGPLTGEGASPAWTPYFHTRDADATTDDVRRAGGSVRVPPMDVFTAGRMAAFTDPTGADFAVWQPRTTTGVDVVMEPATLCWTELHTTDTTAAKEFYRSVFSWRYEDMDTGGGTVYSVVSAPGGGTGDDAGQGGITPLQPHGPASGPGSAWHPYFGVHDCDATYATATEHGATGLLAPTDYPGVGRLALLKDPSGAPFALIKGDPSTT